One stretch of Tenacibaculum sp. MAR_2010_89 DNA includes these proteins:
- a CDS encoding aminotransferase class V-fold PLP-dependent enzyme yields MSLELYFEEFKNNIVGINQTFKTPYGEKKLIYTDWTASGRLYRPIEEKLLNEFGPFVANTHTETSTSGAAMTLAYTKARNIIKDHVNANKDDVLITEGSGMTGVVNKFQRILGLKVSENLKEYTQIPDEKRPIVFVSHMEHHSNQTSWYETIADVEVVPCDDAGLVCLEKFEEVVKKYNDRPIKIASVIAGSNVTGIKTDYHKIAALIHKYNGLCFVDFACSAPYVDINMHPDNENEHLDAIFFSPHKFLGGPGSSGVLLFNKKLYKNTIPDNPGGGTVTYTNPWGEHDYIDDVETREDGGTPAFLQTIRIALSIQLKNKMGTESMKKREDEINPVIFDCLESIDGVRILAPQHKDRLSIFSFYFEKYHFNLVVKLLNDHFGIQTRGGCSCAGTYGHFLLNVDQNTSHKIKDKILEGCSTDKPGWVRLSIHPTITNEEVNYICDSLKLLAKNIEEWSKDYHYSLAKNDYVHNSVESIEKQLVSEWFAI; encoded by the coding sequence ATGAGTTTAGAACTGTACTTTGAAGAATTTAAAAATAATATAGTTGGTATAAACCAAACATTTAAAACACCTTATGGTGAAAAAAAACTTATTTATACAGATTGGACAGCTAGTGGTAGGTTGTATAGACCAATTGAAGAGAAATTATTAAATGAGTTTGGTCCTTTTGTAGCTAATACACATACAGAAACATCTACTTCTGGTGCTGCTATGACTTTAGCATACACTAAAGCTAGAAATATAATTAAAGATCATGTAAATGCTAATAAAGATGATGTTTTAATAACTGAAGGTTCTGGAATGACTGGGGTAGTTAATAAATTTCAGCGTATTCTTGGTTTAAAAGTTTCTGAAAATTTAAAAGAGTATACTCAAATACCTGATGAGAAACGTCCAATAGTTTTTGTGAGTCATATGGAACATCATTCTAATCAAACATCTTGGTATGAAACAATAGCGGATGTAGAAGTTGTACCTTGTGATGATGCTGGATTAGTATGTTTAGAAAAGTTTGAAGAAGTAGTAAAAAAATATAACGATAGACCTATAAAAATAGCATCAGTTATTGCTGGATCTAACGTAACAGGGATTAAAACTGATTATCATAAAATTGCAGCATTAATTCATAAATATAATGGATTGTGTTTTGTAGATTTTGCATGTTCTGCACCATATGTAGATATTAATATGCATCCAGATAATGAAAATGAACATTTAGATGCAATTTTCTTTTCCCCACATAAGTTTTTAGGAGGTCCAGGAAGTTCAGGTGTATTGTTGTTTAATAAAAAACTTTATAAAAATACGATTCCTGATAACCCAGGAGGAGGTACGGTAACATATACTAATCCTTGGGGAGAACACGATTATATTGATGATGTTGAAACGAGAGAAGATGGTGGTACACCTGCTTTTTTACAAACAATTCGTATTGCTTTATCAATACAATTAAAGAATAAAATGGGAACGGAGAGCATGAAAAAAAGAGAGGATGAAATAAATCCTGTTATTTTTGATTGCTTAGAAAGTATAGATGGAGTAAGAATTTTAGCGCCACAACATAAAGATAGATTAAGTATTTTCTCTTTTTATTTTGAAAAATATCATTTTAATTTAGTCGTTAAATTATTAAATGATCATTTTGGAATTCAAACAAGAGGTGGGTGTTCATGTGCTGGTACTTATGGACATTTTTTATTAAATGTAGACCAAAATACTTCTCATAAAATTAAAGATAAAATTTTAGAAGGCTGTAGTACAGATAAACCAGGTTGGGTTCGATTATCAATACATCCAACAATTACTAATGAAGAAGTAAATTATATTTGTGATTCATTAAAGTTATTAGCTAAAAATATTGAGGAATGGTCAAAAGATTATCATTATAGTTTAGCTAAAAATGATTATGTACATAATTCAGTTGAATCAATAGAAAAACAATTAGTTTCTGAATGGTTTGCTATTTAA
- a CDS encoding M14 family zinc carboxypeptidase, producing the protein MEILDIDSLEKEYLIIKEDRLKGRWITFKDIESLYSKLPNYIESKIIGTSEKGTPIYKLKLGRGKKKVFMWSQMHGNESTGTKAVFDFLNFINENSSKSIIKTILSNIEIHIIPMLNPDGAHAYTRVNANNIDLNRDAVDLIAKESKLLRSVLEEINPEFCFNLHDQRTIFGVEGTSNPATISFLAPSEEESRQITKGRAETMNVIIAMNKLLQQIIPNHVGRYTDEFYPTATGDNFQKLGHNTILIEAGHYPNDYDREEVRKFNFYALIQGFFHISTNTEFSNYEEYFSIPNNIKNFYDVIYRSKNNEKDIAYQYAEKIESNKFVLTLIKEKEGDLKSYLSHQEFNIND; encoded by the coding sequence ATGGAAATATTAGACATTGATTCTTTAGAAAAAGAATATCTCATTATAAAAGAAGATAGACTTAAAGGTAGGTGGATCACTTTTAAAGATATTGAAAGTTTATATTCAAAATTACCTAATTATATTGAATCAAAAATTATAGGTACTTCAGAAAAAGGCACTCCTATTTATAAACTTAAATTAGGAAGAGGAAAGAAAAAAGTTTTCATGTGGAGTCAAATGCACGGAAATGAAAGTACTGGAACAAAAGCGGTTTTTGATTTTTTAAACTTTATAAATGAAAATTCTTCAAAAAGCATAATTAAAACTATTTTAAGTAATATTGAAATTCATATTATTCCAATGCTAAATCCTGATGGAGCTCATGCTTATACAAGAGTTAATGCAAATAATATTGATTTAAATAGAGATGCTGTTGATTTAATAGCTAAAGAAAGCAAGCTTTTAAGGTCTGTTTTAGAAGAAATTAATCCAGAATTCTGTTTTAATTTGCATGATCAAAGAACAATTTTTGGCGTTGAGGGTACTTCAAATCCAGCAACAATTTCGTTTTTAGCCCCTTCAGAAGAAGAATCTAGGCAAATTACTAAGGGTAGAGCAGAAACGATGAATGTGATTATAGCAATGAATAAGTTATTGCAGCAAATCATACCGAATCATGTTGGAAGATATACAGACGAGTTTTATCCAACAGCAACTGGAGATAACTTTCAAAAATTAGGACATAATACTATTTTGATTGAAGCTGGGCATTATCCTAATGATTATGACAGAGAAGAAGTAAGAAAGTTCAATTTTTATGCTTTAATTCAAGGTTTTTTTCATATTTCAACAAATACTGAGTTCAGTAATTATGAAGAATATTTTTCTATTCCTAACAATATCAAGAACTTCTATGATGTTATTTATAGATCAAAAAATAATGAAAAAGATATAGCATATCAGTACGCTGAGAAGATAGAAAGTAATAAATTTGTGCTTACTTTAATTAAGGAGAAAGAAGGAGATTTAAAATCATATTTGTCCCATCAAGAATTTAACATAAATGATTGA
- a CDS encoding Lrp/AsnC family transcriptional regulator, whose protein sequence is MKKFVLDEIDHQILDILIENARTPFTDIAKKLLVSAGTIHVRVKKMEDEGIIEGSTLTLNYEKMGYSFIAHVGVFLEKTSMTQHVLESLRLIPNVTVAYVTAGKYNIFCKVRAKSTNDAKDIIYRIDDIHGVNRTETMISLEESINDKKRLMHAIFKEI, encoded by the coding sequence ATGAAGAAATTTGTATTAGATGAAATAGATCATCAAATCTTAGACATTTTAATAGAAAATGCTAGAACACCTTTTACTGATATAGCTAAGAAGTTATTAGTGTCTGCAGGAACTATTCATGTACGAGTAAAGAAAATGGAAGATGAAGGTATAATAGAAGGATCTACATTGACATTGAATTATGAAAAAATGGGATATTCTTTTATAGCTCATGTAGGTGTTTTTTTAGAAAAAACATCAATGACACAGCATGTTTTAGAAAGCTTAAGATTAATACCTAATGTAACTGTAGCTTACGTTACAGCAGGAAAATATAATATTTTTTGTAAAGTTAGAGCAAAGAGCACAAACGATGCGAAAGATATTATTTATAGAATTGATGACATTCATGGTGTAAATAGAACTGAAACTATGATATCATTAGAAGAAAGTATTAATGATAAAAAGCGTTTAATGCATGCTATTTTTAAAGAAATATAG
- a CDS encoding PepSY-associated TM helix domain-containing protein: MKLTNRSLHRDFAYFYVGLIIAFSFSGIILNHREDWYPMNYTFESKDVQLNLPENLDLLTKEYIQEEVRNIDEKYDGHRVRKNTLRVYFKGNIILDVDTATGKGIIEYKRKVPLLGHTMYLHKSTNSFWIWYSDIFGVAMLLIAITGVLIPAGKNGFSKRGWKLAVLGMLFPIVFLVLFS; this comes from the coding sequence ATGAAATTAACAAATAGAAGTTTACATCGTGACTTTGCTTATTTTTATGTAGGTTTAATTATTGCTTTTTCTTTTTCAGGAATTATTTTAAATCACAGAGAAGATTGGTATCCTATGAATTATACTTTCGAAAGTAAAGACGTTCAACTTAATTTGCCTGAAAACTTAGATTTGTTAACGAAAGAATATATTCAAGAAGAAGTAAGGAATATAGATGAAAAATATGATGGCCATAGAGTAAGAAAGAATACACTTAGAGTATATTTTAAAGGAAATATAATATTAGATGTTGATACAGCTACAGGAAAAGGAATAATAGAGTACAAGAGAAAAGTACCATTATTAGGACATACCATGTATTTACACAAGTCTACTAATAGTTTTTGGATTTGGTATTCAGATATTTTTGGAGTAGCTATGTTATTAATAGCAATTACTGGAGTTTTAATTCCTGCTGGTAAAAATGGTTTTTCTAAAAGAGGCTGGAAATTAGCCGTTTTAGGGATGTTGTTTCCTATAGTATTCTTAGTACTATTTTCTTAA